The following are from one region of the Edwardsiella tarda ATCC 15947 = NBRC 105688 genome:
- the leuD gene encoding 3-isopropylmalate dehydratase small subunit, with amino-acid sequence MTEFIRHTGIVVPLDAANVDTDAIIPKQFLQKVTRSGFGRHLFHDWRFLDDAGERPHPDFVLNQAAYRQGSILLTRENFGCGSSREHAPWALSDYGFRVIIAPSFADIFYSNALNSQLLPITLSEAQIDTLFALVNAAPGIAFSVDLEQQTLQAGEQRYPFHLDPFRRHCLMRGLDSIGLTLQHEADIAAYEARRPTFLR; translated from the coding sequence ATGACTGAATTCATTCGCCACACCGGCATCGTGGTGCCCCTGGATGCCGCCAATGTCGATACCGATGCCATCATTCCCAAGCAGTTTCTGCAGAAGGTGACGCGTAGCGGATTTGGCCGCCATCTGTTCCATGACTGGCGCTTCCTCGACGACGCAGGCGAACGCCCGCATCCCGACTTCGTCCTTAACCAGGCCGCCTACCGCCAAGGCAGCATCTTGCTAACACGAGAAAACTTTGGCTGTGGCTCCTCACGCGAACACGCCCCCTGGGCGCTGAGTGACTACGGCTTTCGGGTGATCATCGCCCCCAGTTTTGCCGACATCTTCTATAGCAACGCCTTAAACAGCCAACTGCTCCCGATTACCCTCAGCGAGGCGCAAATCGACACGCTGTTCGCCCTGGTCAACGCCGCGCCGGGCATCGCCTTCAGCGTCGACCTAGAACAGCAGACACTGCAGGCAGGAGAACAACGCTATCCCTTCCATCTCGATCCGTTCCGGCGCCATTGCCTGATGCGTGGGTTGGACAGCATCGGCCTGACCTTGCAACATGAGGCGGACATCGCCGCCTATGAGGCACGCCGTCCCACCTTCTTGCGTTAA